From Macaca mulatta isolate MMU2019108-1 chromosome 1, T2T-MMU8v2.0, whole genome shotgun sequence, the proteins below share one genomic window:
- the IGSF8 gene encoding immunoglobulin superfamily member 8 isoform X1 — protein sequence MGALRPTLLPPSPPLLLLLLILGKSGPRSGSRPRRAGACHPAPPEHLQLLLPFPTGMGCWAREVLVPEGPLYRVTGTAVSISCNVTGYEGPAQQNFEWFLYRPEAPDTALGIVSTKDTQFSYAIFKSRVVAGEVQVQRLQGDAVVLKIARLQAQDAGIYECHTPSTDTRYLGSYSGKVELRVLPDALQVSAAPPGPRGRQAPTSPPRLMVHEGQELALGCLARTSTQQHTHLAVSFGRSVPEAPVGRATLQEVVGIRSDLAVEAGAPYAERLAAGELRLGKEGTDRYRMVVGGAQAGDAGTYHCTAAEWIQDPDGSWAQIAEKRAVLAHVDVQTLSSQLAVTVGPGERRIGPGEPLELLCNVSGALPPAGRHAAYSVGWEMAPAGAPGPGRLVAQLDTEGVGSLGPGYEGRHIAMEKVASRTYRLRLEAARPGDAGTYRCLAKAYVRGSGTRLREAASARSRPLPVHVREEGVVLEAVAWLAGGTVYRGETASLLCNISVRGGPPGLRLAASWWVERPEDGELSSVPAQLVGGVGQDGVAELGVRPGGGPVSVELVGPRSHRLRLHSLGPEDEGVYHCAPSAWVQHADYSWYQAGSARSGPVTVYPYMHALDTLLVPLLVGTGVALVTGATVLGTITCCFMKRLRKR from the exons ATGGGCGCCCTCAGGCCCACGCTGCTGCCGCCGTcgccgccgctgctgctgctgctgctaataCTAGGTAAGTCAGGCCCCCGTTCCGGTTCCCGGCCCCGCCgggcaggtgcctgccacccagCACCTCCCGA GCATCTCCAACTTCTTCTGCCTTTCCCTACAGGAATGGGATGCTGGGCCCGGGAGGTGCTGGTCCCCGAGGGGCCCTTGTACCGCGTGACTGGAACAGCTGTCTCCATCTCCTGCAACGTGACCGGCTACGAGGGACCTGCCCAGCAGAACTTCGAGTGGTTCCTGTATAGGCCTGAGGCCCCAGATACTGCACTGGGCATTGTCAGTACCAAGGATACCCAGTTCTCCTATGCTATCTTCAAGTCCCGAGTGGTGGCGGGTGAGGTGCAGGTGCAGCGCCTACAAGGTGATGCTGTGGTGCTCAAGATTGCCCGCCTGCAGGCCCAGGATGCTGGCATTTATGAGTGCCACACCCCCTCCACTGATACCCGCTACCTGGGCAGCTACAGCGGCAAGGTGGAGCTGAGAG TTCTTCCAGATGCCCTCCAGGTGTCTGCTGCCCCCCCAGGGCCCCGAGGCCGCCAGGCCCCAACCTCACCCCCACGCCTGATGGTGCATGAGGGGCAGGAGCTGGCACTGGGCTGCCTGGCGAGGACAAGCACACAGCAGCACACACACCTGGCTGTGTCCTTTGGGCGATCTGTGCCTGAGGCACCAGTTGGGCGAGCAACTCTGCAGGAAGTGGTGGGAATCCGGTCAGACTTGGCCGTGGAGGCCGGAGCTCCCTATGCTGAGCGACTGGCTGCAGGGGAGCTTCGTCTGGGCAAGGAAGGGACCGATCGGTACCGCATGGTAGTAGGGGGTGCCCAGGCAGGGGACGCAGGCACCTACCACTGCACTGCCGCTGAGTGGATTCAGGATCCTGATGGCAGCTGGGCCCAGATCGCAGAGAAAAGGGCTGTCCTGGCCCACGTGGACGTGCAGACACTGT CCAGCCAGCTGGCAGTAACAGTGGGGCCTGGTGAACGTCGGATCGGCCCAGGGGAGCCCTTGGAACTGCTGTGCAATGTGTCAGGGGCACTTCCCCCAGCAGGCCGTCATGCTGCATACTCTGTAGGTTGGGAGATGGCACCTGCGGGGGCACCTGGGCCTGGCCGCCTGGTAGCCCAGCTGGACACAGAGGGTGTGGGCAGCCTGGGCCCTGGCTATGAGGGCCGACACATTGCCATGGAGAAGGTGGCATCCAGAACATACCGGCTGCGGCTAGAGGCTGCCAGGCCTGGTGATGCGGGCACCTACCGCTGCCTCGCCAAAGCCTATGTTCGGGGGTCTGGGACCCGGCTTCGTGAAGCAGCCAGTGCCCGTTCCCGGCCTCTCCCTGTACACGTGCGGGAGGAAG GCGTGGTGCTGGAGGCTGTGGCGTGGCTAGCAGGAGGCACAGTGTACCGGGGGGAGACTGCCTCCCTGCTGTGCAACATCTCTGTGCGGGGTGGCCCCCCAGGACTGCGGCTGGCCGCCAGCTGGTGGGTGGAGCGACCAGAGGACGGAGAGCTCAGCTCTGTCCCTGCCCAGCTGGTGGGTGGCGTGGGCCAGGATggtgtggcagagctgggagtcCGGCCTGGAGGAGGCCCTGTCAGCGTAGAGCTGGTGGGGCCCCGAAGCCATCGGCTGAGACTGCACAGCTTGGGGCCCGAGGATGAAGGCGTGTACCACTGTGCCCCCAGCGCCTGGGTGCAGCATGCTGACTACAGCTGGTACCAGGCGGGCAGTGCCCGCTCAGGGCCTGTTACAGTCTACCCCTACATGCATG ccctggACACCCTGTTGGTGCCTCTGCTGGTGGGTACAGGGGTGGCCCTAGTCACTGGGGCCACTGTCCTTGGTACCATCACTTGCTGCTTCATGAAGAGGCTTCGAAAACGGTGA
- the IGSF8 gene encoding immunoglobulin superfamily member 8 isoform X2, with protein sequence MGALRPTLLPPSPPLLLLLLILGMGCWAREVLVPEGPLYRVTGTAVSISCNVTGYEGPAQQNFEWFLYRPEAPDTALGIVSTKDTQFSYAIFKSRVVAGEVQVQRLQGDAVVLKIARLQAQDAGIYECHTPSTDTRYLGSYSGKVELRVLPDALQVSAAPPGPRGRQAPTSPPRLMVHEGQELALGCLARTSTQQHTHLAVSFGRSVPEAPVGRATLQEVVGIRSDLAVEAGAPYAERLAAGELRLGKEGTDRYRMVVGGAQAGDAGTYHCTAAEWIQDPDGSWAQIAEKRAVLAHVDVQTLSSQLAVTVGPGERRIGPGEPLELLCNVSGALPPAGRHAAYSVGWEMAPAGAPGPGRLVAQLDTEGVGSLGPGYEGRHIAMEKVASRTYRLRLEAARPGDAGTYRCLAKAYVRGSGTRLREAASARSRPLPVHVREEGVVLEAVAWLAGGTVYRGETASLLCNISVRGGPPGLRLAASWWVERPEDGELSSVPAQLVGGVGQDGVAELGVRPGGGPVSVELVGPRSHRLRLHSLGPEDEGVYHCAPSAWVQHADYSWYQAGSARSGPVTVYPYMHALDTLLVPLLVGTGVALVTGATVLGTITCCFMKRLRKR encoded by the exons ATGGGCGCCCTCAGGCCCACGCTGCTGCCGCCGTcgccgccgctgctgctgctgctgctaataCTAG GAATGGGATGCTGGGCCCGGGAGGTGCTGGTCCCCGAGGGGCCCTTGTACCGCGTGACTGGAACAGCTGTCTCCATCTCCTGCAACGTGACCGGCTACGAGGGACCTGCCCAGCAGAACTTCGAGTGGTTCCTGTATAGGCCTGAGGCCCCAGATACTGCACTGGGCATTGTCAGTACCAAGGATACCCAGTTCTCCTATGCTATCTTCAAGTCCCGAGTGGTGGCGGGTGAGGTGCAGGTGCAGCGCCTACAAGGTGATGCTGTGGTGCTCAAGATTGCCCGCCTGCAGGCCCAGGATGCTGGCATTTATGAGTGCCACACCCCCTCCACTGATACCCGCTACCTGGGCAGCTACAGCGGCAAGGTGGAGCTGAGAG TTCTTCCAGATGCCCTCCAGGTGTCTGCTGCCCCCCCAGGGCCCCGAGGCCGCCAGGCCCCAACCTCACCCCCACGCCTGATGGTGCATGAGGGGCAGGAGCTGGCACTGGGCTGCCTGGCGAGGACAAGCACACAGCAGCACACACACCTGGCTGTGTCCTTTGGGCGATCTGTGCCTGAGGCACCAGTTGGGCGAGCAACTCTGCAGGAAGTGGTGGGAATCCGGTCAGACTTGGCCGTGGAGGCCGGAGCTCCCTATGCTGAGCGACTGGCTGCAGGGGAGCTTCGTCTGGGCAAGGAAGGGACCGATCGGTACCGCATGGTAGTAGGGGGTGCCCAGGCAGGGGACGCAGGCACCTACCACTGCACTGCCGCTGAGTGGATTCAGGATCCTGATGGCAGCTGGGCCCAGATCGCAGAGAAAAGGGCTGTCCTGGCCCACGTGGACGTGCAGACACTGT CCAGCCAGCTGGCAGTAACAGTGGGGCCTGGTGAACGTCGGATCGGCCCAGGGGAGCCCTTGGAACTGCTGTGCAATGTGTCAGGGGCACTTCCCCCAGCAGGCCGTCATGCTGCATACTCTGTAGGTTGGGAGATGGCACCTGCGGGGGCACCTGGGCCTGGCCGCCTGGTAGCCCAGCTGGACACAGAGGGTGTGGGCAGCCTGGGCCCTGGCTATGAGGGCCGACACATTGCCATGGAGAAGGTGGCATCCAGAACATACCGGCTGCGGCTAGAGGCTGCCAGGCCTGGTGATGCGGGCACCTACCGCTGCCTCGCCAAAGCCTATGTTCGGGGGTCTGGGACCCGGCTTCGTGAAGCAGCCAGTGCCCGTTCCCGGCCTCTCCCTGTACACGTGCGGGAGGAAG GCGTGGTGCTGGAGGCTGTGGCGTGGCTAGCAGGAGGCACAGTGTACCGGGGGGAGACTGCCTCCCTGCTGTGCAACATCTCTGTGCGGGGTGGCCCCCCAGGACTGCGGCTGGCCGCCAGCTGGTGGGTGGAGCGACCAGAGGACGGAGAGCTCAGCTCTGTCCCTGCCCAGCTGGTGGGTGGCGTGGGCCAGGATggtgtggcagagctgggagtcCGGCCTGGAGGAGGCCCTGTCAGCGTAGAGCTGGTGGGGCCCCGAAGCCATCGGCTGAGACTGCACAGCTTGGGGCCCGAGGATGAAGGCGTGTACCACTGTGCCCCCAGCGCCTGGGTGCAGCATGCTGACTACAGCTGGTACCAGGCGGGCAGTGCCCGCTCAGGGCCTGTTACAGTCTACCCCTACATGCATG ccctggACACCCTGTTGGTGCCTCTGCTGGTGGGTACAGGGGTGGCCCTAGTCACTGGGGCCACTGTCCTTGGTACCATCACTTGCTGCTTCATGAAGAGGCTTCGAAAACGGTGA
- the IGSF8 gene encoding immunoglobulin superfamily member 8 isoform X3: MGCWAREVLVPEGPLYRVTGTAVSISCNVTGYEGPAQQNFEWFLYRPEAPDTALGIVSTKDTQFSYAIFKSRVVAGEVQVQRLQGDAVVLKIARLQAQDAGIYECHTPSTDTRYLGSYSGKVELRVLPDALQVSAAPPGPRGRQAPTSPPRLMVHEGQELALGCLARTSTQQHTHLAVSFGRSVPEAPVGRATLQEVVGIRSDLAVEAGAPYAERLAAGELRLGKEGTDRYRMVVGGAQAGDAGTYHCTAAEWIQDPDGSWAQIAEKRAVLAHVDVQTLSSQLAVTVGPGERRIGPGEPLELLCNVSGALPPAGRHAAYSVGWEMAPAGAPGPGRLVAQLDTEGVGSLGPGYEGRHIAMEKVASRTYRLRLEAARPGDAGTYRCLAKAYVRGSGTRLREAASARSRPLPVHVREEGVVLEAVAWLAGGTVYRGETASLLCNISVRGGPPGLRLAASWWVERPEDGELSSVPAQLVGGVGQDGVAELGVRPGGGPVSVELVGPRSHRLRLHSLGPEDEGVYHCAPSAWVQHADYSWYQAGSARSGPVTVYPYMHALDTLLVPLLVGTGVALVTGATVLGTITCCFMKRLRKR; encoded by the exons ATGGGATGCTGGGCCCGGGAGGTGCTGGTCCCCGAGGGGCCCTTGTACCGCGTGACTGGAACAGCTGTCTCCATCTCCTGCAACGTGACCGGCTACGAGGGACCTGCCCAGCAGAACTTCGAGTGGTTCCTGTATAGGCCTGAGGCCCCAGATACTGCACTGGGCATTGTCAGTACCAAGGATACCCAGTTCTCCTATGCTATCTTCAAGTCCCGAGTGGTGGCGGGTGAGGTGCAGGTGCAGCGCCTACAAGGTGATGCTGTGGTGCTCAAGATTGCCCGCCTGCAGGCCCAGGATGCTGGCATTTATGAGTGCCACACCCCCTCCACTGATACCCGCTACCTGGGCAGCTACAGCGGCAAGGTGGAGCTGAGAG TTCTTCCAGATGCCCTCCAGGTGTCTGCTGCCCCCCCAGGGCCCCGAGGCCGCCAGGCCCCAACCTCACCCCCACGCCTGATGGTGCATGAGGGGCAGGAGCTGGCACTGGGCTGCCTGGCGAGGACAAGCACACAGCAGCACACACACCTGGCTGTGTCCTTTGGGCGATCTGTGCCTGAGGCACCAGTTGGGCGAGCAACTCTGCAGGAAGTGGTGGGAATCCGGTCAGACTTGGCCGTGGAGGCCGGAGCTCCCTATGCTGAGCGACTGGCTGCAGGGGAGCTTCGTCTGGGCAAGGAAGGGACCGATCGGTACCGCATGGTAGTAGGGGGTGCCCAGGCAGGGGACGCAGGCACCTACCACTGCACTGCCGCTGAGTGGATTCAGGATCCTGATGGCAGCTGGGCCCAGATCGCAGAGAAAAGGGCTGTCCTGGCCCACGTGGACGTGCAGACACTGT CCAGCCAGCTGGCAGTAACAGTGGGGCCTGGTGAACGTCGGATCGGCCCAGGGGAGCCCTTGGAACTGCTGTGCAATGTGTCAGGGGCACTTCCCCCAGCAGGCCGTCATGCTGCATACTCTGTAGGTTGGGAGATGGCACCTGCGGGGGCACCTGGGCCTGGCCGCCTGGTAGCCCAGCTGGACACAGAGGGTGTGGGCAGCCTGGGCCCTGGCTATGAGGGCCGACACATTGCCATGGAGAAGGTGGCATCCAGAACATACCGGCTGCGGCTAGAGGCTGCCAGGCCTGGTGATGCGGGCACCTACCGCTGCCTCGCCAAAGCCTATGTTCGGGGGTCTGGGACCCGGCTTCGTGAAGCAGCCAGTGCCCGTTCCCGGCCTCTCCCTGTACACGTGCGGGAGGAAG GCGTGGTGCTGGAGGCTGTGGCGTGGCTAGCAGGAGGCACAGTGTACCGGGGGGAGACTGCCTCCCTGCTGTGCAACATCTCTGTGCGGGGTGGCCCCCCAGGACTGCGGCTGGCCGCCAGCTGGTGGGTGGAGCGACCAGAGGACGGAGAGCTCAGCTCTGTCCCTGCCCAGCTGGTGGGTGGCGTGGGCCAGGATggtgtggcagagctgggagtcCGGCCTGGAGGAGGCCCTGTCAGCGTAGAGCTGGTGGGGCCCCGAAGCCATCGGCTGAGACTGCACAGCTTGGGGCCCGAGGATGAAGGCGTGTACCACTGTGCCCCCAGCGCCTGGGTGCAGCATGCTGACTACAGCTGGTACCAGGCGGGCAGTGCCCGCTCAGGGCCTGTTACAGTCTACCCCTACATGCATG ccctggACACCCTGTTGGTGCCTCTGCTGGTGGGTACAGGGGTGGCCCTAGTCACTGGGGCCACTGTCCTTGGTACCATCACTTGCTGCTTCATGAAGAGGCTTCGAAAACGGTGA